The Leptodactylus fuscus isolate aLepFus1 chromosome 5, aLepFus1.hap2, whole genome shotgun sequence genome segment accaaacgcattgacaagcagtgtgcagtgaaagcacatggaccccatagactataatggggtttgtgtactCTCCAcacggtgtctgcatggaacatgcggacagaaaagtagactttcatgtccacatgattcatgcgggaagCGTgcagaaatcacacagaccctgttataggctatggggtctgtgtgtcagTGGGTTCTATAGTCTGTTCgttagtccccatgtggactccccaaatggattaccaaaagaAGATCTGAACTAAGGGTAACTTAGGGGAACTTTATTCTATTGACCACTTTCAGTATAGGCTGCATAAATAAATGGCACTGATTGGTTTTCCTACAGATATCCAATATGTCAGAACCAAAGGCTGATATTAGAAAATTGGATATAGTGACATTCTTACATCAGGAAAGACCCTCTACTAAACATGCAAGAGGTGTGTCCACTGTGTGAATAgtatcaatattagagatgagcgaacactaaaatgttcggggttcgaaatccgattcgaacagtcgcacactgttcgactgttcgtacgggtttcgaaccccattatagtctgtgggaggaaatgctcgtttcaggggtaggcaacatttgatcacattctacttaccaagtccatgagtgagggtcgggctggatttttttccctgcgcagcatcctcgcgtcctcttccggccttgaattcactctactaggcatcgggcctgggcagagccgactgtgcatgcccgcactacaagcggacatgcgaagtcggctctgcccaggcccgatgcctggcagagtgaaatcagagccggaagaggacgcggggaagctgcacggagaagacttctaaaggtaggaaaagaaccagtgtcgattggcaatgtatagcattcggccaatcaatgctggttctgcatcgaatcttaactttgaacagctagtagtactcgatcgagtacgagtatttcgaataccgtagtattcaatcaaacacctactcggtcaagtactactcgctcatctctaatcactatataTCCAAGAATCCAAGCCATAATAACTCCTAGTTGTGAACTGATACTCTTACGGCTTTCTTAATGTCTTTGTTTCTCAGGCTGTATATAAGGGGGTTGACCAAAggagtaaacacagtatataatggGGATAGATATTTATTCACAGTGAGGTTTTGTCCTTTTGTTGGGAGAACATAAACACTGAACAGAGTCCAGTAGaagatggagaccacaatgaggtgggagctacaggtggagaaggctttctgtctaccagtactggatgggatccttaagactgcccAAACTATATaagtataagacactacaatgatGGTGGTTGGGATTATTAAAATAGGAATGCCTAACAAAACGCCATTTATCTGAATTATGAAGGTATCAGAACAGGAAAGATCTAGCAAGGCAGGAAGATCACAGAAGAAATAGTCAATGATATTGTGTCCACAATAATTCAATATCCCGATTTGAATGACAGCACTCAATGGAGAGCAAAATCCAAGGAACCATGAGAAGAAAGTCAACCTCACACATGAGACACTTGTCATGATGGAGGTGTAACGGAGCGGAtgacagatggccacatatctatcAAAAGACATAACTGTGAGGAGAAAGCATTCAAATATTTCTGAGACACCAAAAAAATATAACTGAGACATACAACCAATAAAAGTAATGGTCCCCCCGTTATATAGGAGGACGTGGAGCATGTTGGGGACAATAGTGGTTGTCAAcaagatgtcactgatggagagttgtgagatgaagaagtacattggggtgtggaggttcttactggtggacaccagggtgatgatcaggaggttcccacatattgtcccacagaaaaccacaaaaaatagACAGAAGAGGGAAAGTCTTAGACAAAAGTTGACTTGAAATCCTAAGAGGGAAAATTCGGTGACCGCCGTCACATTGCTTTCCTGCAAGAATATAGTTCAGTAGAATGAAAGGAATCACAGTAGAATGTTCTAGAATAGATTTCAGTGCAATAAAATTTGGAACAAAATACATCCTATATTGTAATATAACTTATAGTATGAGTTCTATGAAGTATTGCTCACATTGTTTCAGTTATCTAATACATGtcataaaatatttatttctctaGATTTTGATGTCACTGACTTAACTGAATGCAAAAGTCTTcatccccctgtactctgataaccCTATATAAAACCCAGTGCACACAATTGCAATTAGAAGTCagttaatgagttaatagagtccggctgtgtgtaatgtagtctcagtataaatacacctgttctgtgaaggcctcagtggttttttagagaacactagtgaacagaCGGAATCATGGAGACcgaggaactcaccagacaggtcagggaTAAAGTTCTGGAGAAgtgtaaagcagggttaggtcattaaccccttcccgacatgcgccgtaatagtacggcgcatgtcgggtctgtaactatggcgaccgcccaggagccgggcagccgccatagccgccgggtgtctactgctttaagcagtagacaaccggctctaatgcctccgatcggtccccggaccgatcggaggcattaacccctctggcgccgcggtcaaaggcgccggaggcgccattttcccggcggcgcatgggcgccgccattttgccggtgatcgccggctcctggagcatgctccagggctgacatcatgttaccatgacagccgggagcctgtacaaggctcccaggcttgtctgcaaattctctcttttgcaggctggtctagacagcctgcaaaagagaagatGATttgttgcaatgcattgcaatgcattagtattgtaatgcattgcattagtgatcagacccctggggttcaacacctctagggggtctaataaatgcaaaaattttttttttttttaaatataaaaaaatataaaaagtattaaaagttcaaatcacccctctttccctagaacacatataaaagtagttaaaaactgtgaaacacata includes the following:
- the LOC142204373 gene encoding olfactory receptor 11L1-like, whose amino-acid sequence is MGLLAASLTSGLLAPSESNVTAVTEFSLLGFQVNFCLRLSLFCLFFVVFCGTICGNLLIITLVSTSKNLHTPMYFFISQLSISDILLTTTIVPNMLHVLLYNGGTITFIGCMSQLYFFGVSEIFECFLLTVMSFDRYVAICHPLRYTSIMTSVSCVRLTFFSWFLGFCSPLSAVIQIGILNYCGHNIIDYFFCDLPALLDLSCSDTFIIQINGVLLGIPILIIPTTIIVVSYTYIVWAVLRIPSSTGRQKAFSTCSSHLIVVSIFYWTLFSVYVLPTKGQNLTVNKYLSPLYTVFTPLVNPLIYSLRNKDIKKAVRVSVHN